In the Bacteroidota bacterium genome, one interval contains:
- a CDS encoding glycosyltransferase family 4 protein produces the protein MKRPLRIAMVAYAHYFTDARIKNYVDALLDDGATVDVFALGRKAGTEGTGRLTVYNLATKYQGSSPLRYLARQMLFLCLAGWKLLAHSLHGRYDVIHVHNMPDILSLAALPLRIAGTKVILDVHDTMPEAYATKFDYSLDSLPVKILVGEELLSAACSDKVITTNRMHKEVLSGHGIPEEKIDLIYNVGNGKLFTPRLQSPNGAHLWLGYHGTIAKRLGIFLIVDALGKVKDDCPNVRFLCVGEGDDLQEMQERAAGKGVSGMIEWQPFVDVEMLPAILQRVHVGIIGNRRDTEDKKNYMLPVKMLEYAAMEIPTIVPRLKILERYFDESSAFFYEPDDADALAHVIRSIYQNRNLIASRIDGLRAFNAVYNWDIMARRYLNIVRELIGQ, from the coding sequence ATGAAACGTCCGCTTCGCATAGCCATGGTGGCATATGCTCATTACTTCACCGATGCGCGCATCAAGAACTACGTCGATGCGCTGCTTGACGACGGAGCAACGGTTGATGTATTCGCTCTCGGCAGAAAAGCCGGAACGGAAGGAACGGGCAGGCTGACGGTGTACAATCTTGCAACCAAGTATCAAGGTTCAAGTCCCCTCCGGTATCTTGCACGGCAAATGCTCTTTCTCTGCTTGGCAGGATGGAAGTTGTTGGCACATTCGCTGCACGGCCGGTATGACGTTATTCATGTTCACAACATGCCCGATATTCTCTCGTTGGCGGCGCTGCCGTTGAGGATTGCCGGCACTAAAGTCATCCTCGACGTTCACGACACGATGCCGGAAGCCTACGCAACAAAGTTTGATTATTCGCTTGATAGTCTGCCCGTGAAAATCCTTGTCGGTGAAGAACTGCTTTCCGCCGCCTGTTCCGACAAGGTGATTACCACAAACAGAATGCACAAGGAAGTGCTTTCGGGTCACGGCATCCCCGAAGAGAAAATAGACCTTATCTACAATGTCGGGAACGGGAAGCTCTTCACGCCGCGTCTGCAATCCCCGAATGGGGCGCATCTCTGGCTCGGGTATCACGGAACAATCGCGAAACGGCTCGGCATTTTTCTGATTGTTGATGCCCTTGGCAAAGTAAAAGACGACTGCCCCAATGTGCGGTTTCTCTGCGTTGGGGAGGGAGACGATTTGCAGGAAATGCAAGAACGGGCGGCCGGGAAGGGCGTTTCCGGCATGATTGAATGGCAACCCTTTGTCGATGTCGAGATGCTGCCGGCGATACTTCAACGAGTTCACGTCGGGATCATTGGAAATCGTCGTGATACCGAAGACAAGAAGAATTATATGCTGCCTGTAAAAATGCTTGAGTACGCCGCGATGGAAATCCCGACGATCGTCCCGCGTCTCAAGATTTTGGAGCGCTATTTTGACGAGTCATCGGCTTTCTTCTACGAGCCGGATGATGCGGATGCGCTTGCACACGTCATCCGATCCATCTACCAAAACAGAAATCTCATTGCATCACGCATTGACGGATTACGGGCCTTCAACGCGGTATACAACTGGGACATCATGGCTCGGCGATATTTGAACATCGTTCGTGAATTGATCGGACAATGA
- a CDS encoding peptidoglycan bridge formation glycyltransferase FemA/FemB family protein, which translates to MSGNISILDPCTSDEWLTFINTHPDAGIFHHPAWMNMLRDNYGYRVFAVCLKDGQTLAAGIPFADVRSVITGRRWVSLPFSDHCQPLLPRGNPEAIDTLLGYLKRQQGKEIPKIEIRWGAGHTDSVFQQDGFVVHSLELADRDDDMLFKSFNQQAQRSIRKAEKAGVTVKECTTFGEFELFYRLLVLTRKRLGVPAQPKAFFKGVWDHIIGGGLGFALIAFDETTPIGGGVFFMFNRTMFYKYGASDLSHKALQPNYAFMWNAIKRARAEGCTKFDFGRSDKNNEGLRRFKSGWSSEETNLAYTILADKPPRNGPSRIDAIAGAVIRNSPAFVCRVTGELLYKHFA; encoded by the coding sequence ATGAGCGGCAATATCTCCATACTCGATCCCTGTACATCAGATGAGTGGCTGACATTCATCAACACGCATCCTGATGCCGGAATCTTCCATCATCCCGCGTGGATGAATATGCTGCGCGACAACTACGGTTACCGGGTTTTTGCAGTCTGCTTGAAAGACGGGCAAACCCTTGCCGCGGGAATACCGTTTGCCGATGTCCGCAGCGTCATAACGGGGAGGCGTTGGGTTTCTCTCCCGTTTTCTGATCATTGTCAGCCCCTGCTTCCGCGAGGAAATCCGGAAGCTATCGATACATTGCTGGGATATTTGAAACGACAACAAGGCAAAGAGATTCCCAAGATCGAAATCCGTTGGGGAGCAGGGCATACGGACTCGGTGTTTCAGCAAGATGGCTTTGTGGTTCATTCACTCGAACTGGCGGACAGGGATGACGATATGCTGTTCAAGTCATTCAACCAGCAGGCGCAACGATCAATCCGCAAAGCCGAGAAGGCAGGAGTAACAGTAAAGGAATGTACAACCTTCGGGGAGTTTGAATTGTTCTATCGGCTCCTTGTTCTGACGCGCAAGCGCCTTGGCGTACCTGCCCAACCTAAGGCCTTTTTCAAAGGCGTCTGGGACCACATCATTGGCGGGGGATTAGGTTTTGCTTTGATTGCATTTGACGAAACAACGCCCATCGGCGGCGGGGTATTCTTCATGTTCAACAGGACCATGTTCTACAAATACGGGGCATCCGACTTGAGCCATAAGGCACTCCAGCCCAACTACGCGTTCATGTGGAACGCAATCAAGAGAGCCCGTGCGGAAGGCTGCACCAAATTCGATTTCGGACGATCGGACAAAAATAACGAAGGATTGCGAAGATTCAAGTCGGGTTGGTCTTCTGAAGAAACAAATCTTGCCTACACAATTCTTGCCGACAAGCCTCCGCGAAACGGACCATCGAGAATTGATGCAATTGCAGGAGCTGTTATCCGTAACTCGCCTGCATTCGTGTGCAGGGTAACAGGTGAACTATTGTACAAGCACTTTGCGTGA
- a CDS encoding DegT/DnrJ/EryC1/StrS family aminotransferase produces the protein MKVPFVDLHAQYQSLKHEMLPAVERIMETSQFILGKAVEDFEKQFAAAHGMKHCIGVGTGTDALHVVLWALNVGPGDEVITVSHTFIATAEAISLTGAKPVFIDIDPKTYTMNPALLEKAITPKTKAIIPVHLYGQPAAMTDIMEIAKRHGIPVVEDACQAHLAQYDGKFVGQFGVAAAFSFYPGKNLGAYGEGGGVTTNDDALAKKIRMLRDHGSEKKYHHAVWGHNYRLDGIQGAVLGVKLPRLNEWTEARRKHAAHYTRLLKGLGDLVLPEESSRAKHVYHLFVVQTRHREALQAHLTSREVLTGLHYPLPLHLQDAYKNLGYTRGDFPVTEQVAERGISLPMFAELTDEQVAYVASSIGDFFD, from the coding sequence ATGAAAGTACCATTTGTCGATTTACACGCACAATACCAGTCTTTGAAACACGAAATGCTTCCCGCTGTTGAAAGAATCATGGAAACCTCGCAGTTCATTCTCGGCAAGGCTGTGGAGGACTTCGAAAAGCAATTCGCGGCAGCACACGGCATGAAGCACTGCATCGGAGTCGGGACCGGAACGGACGCTCTCCACGTTGTACTTTGGGCGCTGAACGTCGGGCCGGGTGATGAAGTGATCACCGTTTCTCATACCTTCATTGCCACGGCGGAGGCAATCTCGCTTACCGGGGCGAAGCCGGTCTTCATTGACATCGATCCGAAAACATACACCATGAATCCCGCTTTGCTTGAAAAGGCAATCACACCGAAGACGAAGGCGATTATTCCCGTCCATCTGTACGGCCAGCCTGCCGCTATGACCGACATTATGGAGATTGCCAAACGGCACGGAATACCGGTTGTCGAAGACGCATGTCAGGCGCATCTCGCACAATATGACGGGAAGTTCGTCGGGCAGTTCGGTGTCGCCGCCGCATTTTCATTCTACCCCGGAAAAAACCTTGGTGCGTACGGCGAGGGTGGCGGCGTCACCACAAACGACGATGCGCTTGCAAAGAAAATCAGAATGCTGCGCGACCATGGTTCGGAGAAGAAATATCATCATGCGGTGTGGGGACACAATTACCGGCTCGACGGAATTCAAGGGGCGGTGCTGGGAGTGAAGCTGCCCCGCTTGAATGAGTGGACTGAGGCGCGCCGAAAACATGCTGCGCACTACACGCGCTTGCTCAAAGGGTTGGGCGATTTGGTTTTGCCGGAAGAAAGCAGCCGCGCAAAGCACGTCTATCATTTGTTTGTCGTTCAGACCCGGCACAGGGAAGCGCTCCAGGCACATCTCACCTCACGCGAGGTTCTTACCGGTCTGCACTATCCTCTTCCGCTCCATTTGCAGGATGCCTACAAAAACCTTGGTTACACGCGCGGCGATTTTCCCGTAACGGAACAAGTGGCAGAAAGGGGGATTTCACTGCCGATGTTTGCAGAATTGACCGATGAACAAGTTGCATACGTTGCCTCGTCAATAGGAGATTTTTTTGACTAA